A stretch of the Flavobacterium sp. 5 genome encodes the following:
- the tnpA gene encoding IS200/IS605 family transposase, with the protein MANTYSQLYIQIVFAVKGRQNLISNKWKDELYKYITGIVTNENQKLIAINGMSDHIHILIGLKPNRALSDLVRDIKANSSRFINEKRWINGKFEWQTGFGAFSYSQSQLTNVINYIQNQEEHHKTKTFKEEYIDFLKAFEIEYKDEYIFEELE; encoded by the coding sequence ATGGCAAACACATATTCCCAATTATATATTCAAATTGTTTTTGCTGTCAAAGGCAGACAAAATTTGATTTCCAACAAATGGAAAGACGAATTGTATAAATATATAACAGGAATTGTTACAAATGAAAATCAAAAATTGATAGCTATTAACGGAATGTCTGATCATATTCATATTCTAATTGGATTAAAACCTAATAGAGCATTATCAGATTTGGTTAGAGATATAAAAGCTAATTCTTCTCGATTTATCAATGAAAAAAGATGGATAAATGGTAAATTCGAATGGCAAACAGGATTTGGAGCATTCAGTTATAGTCAATCACAATTGACAAATGTTATCAATTATATCCAAAATCAGGAAGAACATCATAAAACGAAAACATTTAAAGAAGAATACATCGATTTTTTAAAAGCATTTGAAATTGAATACAAAGACGAATATATTTTTGAAGAATTAGAATAA
- the hemF gene encoding oxygen-dependent coproporphyrinogen oxidase — MKNKFYAYIQNLQDQIVAGLEAVDGQAKFKEDLWDRPEGGGGRTRVIENGVVFEKGGVNISAVHGKLPESMQKLFNVGEADFFACGLSLVLHPKNPMVPTVHANWRYFEMYDDNGNVIQQWFGGGQDLTPYYLFEEDAKYFHQTCKTACDKHNSEFYPKYKKQCDTYFWNAHRNEGRGIGGLFFDYCKANEEMSMENWFNFVAEVGNSFLQAYVPIVERRKDLPYTPEQKTWQEIRRGRYVEFNLVHDKGTLFGLKTNGRIESILMSLPPHVQWVYDHHPEVGSEEEKLIKVLENPIDWIAS; from the coding sequence ATGAAAAATAAATTTTACGCCTACATACAAAACCTACAAGACCAAATCGTAGCAGGATTAGAAGCTGTTGATGGTCAAGCGAAATTCAAAGAAGATCTTTGGGATCGTCCAGAAGGCGGTGGCGGAAGAACCCGCGTTATCGAAAATGGAGTTGTTTTTGAAAAAGGCGGTGTAAATATCTCAGCTGTTCATGGTAAATTACCAGAGAGCATGCAGAAATTATTCAACGTTGGCGAAGCCGATTTTTTTGCCTGTGGATTGAGTTTGGTTTTGCATCCAAAAAATCCAATGGTGCCAACCGTTCACGCTAATTGGCGCTATTTCGAAATGTACGATGATAACGGTAATGTGATTCAACAATGGTTTGGTGGTGGACAAGATTTAACGCCTTATTATTTGTTTGAAGAAGATGCAAAATACTTTCATCAAACCTGCAAAACAGCTTGTGACAAACACAATTCAGAGTTTTACCCAAAATATAAAAAACAATGTGATACTTATTTTTGGAATGCACATCGGAACGAAGGCAGAGGAATCGGTGGTTTATTCTTCGATTATTGCAAAGCAAACGAAGAGATGAGTATGGAAAATTGGTTTAACTTTGTAGCTGAAGTCGGTAATAGCTTTCTTCAAGCATATGTGCCAATTGTAGAAAGAAGAAAAGACTTGCCCTATACACCAGAACAAAAAACATGGCAGGAAATCCGACGTGGTCGTTATGTTGAATTTAATTTGGTTCACGACAAAGGCACATTGTTTGGATTAAAAACCAACGGAAGAATAGAAAGTATTTTGATGAGTTTACCACCACATGTTCAGTGGGTTTATGATCATCATCCTGAAGTTGGAAGTGAAGAAGAGAAATTGATAAAAGTATTAGAAAATCCGATTGATTGGATAGCTTCGTAG
- a CDS encoding GNAT family N-acetyltransferase, producing MSFTDWKIDRIENILPEEFHQLIDKNKNHIAKTFPVTLTNSDSFKKAENFIAVNLDKEKNKEGFYFFARDIKTNTLIGYLCIKTIDYRISKCELGYFIAEDFQGKGITSKMVAEALNFCFNELMMNKVFICTSDVNFASQRIALKHNFQQEGILRDEFRNGDGTLENTVYYGLLKSEYLKNEK from the coding sequence ATGAGTTTTACAGATTGGAAAATAGACCGAATTGAAAATATTCTTCCCGAAGAGTTCCATCAACTTATTGATAAGAATAAAAATCATATTGCAAAAACTTTCCCTGTAACTCTTACCAATTCTGATTCTTTTAAAAAGGCAGAGAATTTCATCGCTGTCAATCTTGACAAAGAGAAGAACAAAGAAGGTTTTTATTTTTTCGCAAGAGATATTAAAACAAATACTTTAATTGGTTATTTGTGTATAAAAACCATAGATTATCGCATTTCTAAGTGCGAATTGGGATATTTTATCGCAGAAGATTTTCAAGGAAAAGGAATTACATCAAAGATGGTTGCTGAAGCTCTCAATTTTTGTTTCAACGAATTGATGATGAATAAGGTTTTTATCTGCACTTCAGATGTTAATTTTGCAAGCCAAAGAATTGCATTAAAACATAATTTCCAACAAGAAGGAATTTTACGAGACGAATTTAGAAACGGTGATGGAACATTAGAAAACACTGTTTATTACGGTTTGCTTAAATCTGAATATTTAAAAAATGAAAAATAA
- the hemE gene encoding uroporphyrinogen decarboxylase, translating into MLKNDLFLKALKGETVQRPPVWMMRQAGRYLPEFRALRDKYDFFTRCETPELAAEITVQPIRIVKPDAAILFSDILVVPRAMGIHVELKDNLGPIIPDPIRTMEQVNQVYVPDVNETLGYVFDAIRLTKEMLDDEVPLIGFAGSPWTIFCYAVEGKGSKSFDTAKGFCFSNPIAAHTLLQKITDTTILYLLEKVKAGCNAIQIFDSWGGMLSPVDYQEFSWKYINQIVEALAEVTPVIVFGKGCWFALNDMGKSKASALGVDWTCSPRNARYLSGGKITLQGNFDPSRLLSPIPVIKKMVHEMIDEFGKDKYIVNLGHGILPNIPVDHAKAFVEAVKEYGQ; encoded by the coding sequence ATGTTAAAGAACGACCTATTTTTAAAAGCACTAAAAGGAGAAACAGTACAACGTCCACCAGTTTGGATGATGCGTCAGGCAGGAAGATATTTGCCAGAATTTAGAGCTTTGCGTGATAAATATGATTTTTTCACCCGTTGTGAAACTCCAGAATTAGCGGCAGAAATTACCGTTCAACCGATTCGTATTGTAAAACCAGATGCGGCTATTTTGTTTTCGGATATTTTGGTAGTGCCAAGAGCGATGGGAATTCATGTAGAATTGAAAGATAATTTGGGACCAATTATTCCAGATCCAATTCGTACGATGGAGCAAGTGAATCAGGTATATGTTCCGGATGTAAATGAAACTTTAGGTTATGTTTTTGATGCAATCAGATTGACCAAAGAAATGCTTGATGATGAGGTGCCTTTGATTGGTTTTGCAGGTTCACCTTGGACAATTTTCTGTTATGCTGTTGAAGGAAAAGGGTCAAAAAGTTTTGATACAGCTAAAGGATTTTGTTTTTCAAACCCAATAGCAGCGCACACTTTATTGCAAAAAATCACCGATACTACTATTTTATATTTATTAGAAAAAGTAAAAGCAGGCTGTAATGCTATTCAGATTTTTGATTCTTGGGGAGGAATGCTTTCTCCTGTAGATTATCAAGAATTCTCATGGAAATACATTAACCAAATCGTTGAAGCATTGGCTGAGGTTACTCCAGTTATTGTTTTCGGAAAAGGATGTTGGTTTGCTTTGAACGATATGGGTAAAAGTAAAGCTTCTGCTCTTGGAGTAGATTGGACTTGCTCGCCTAGAAATGCTCGTTATTTATCAGGAGGAAAGATTACTTTACAAGGTAATTTCGACCCATCAAGATTATTGTCGCCAATTCCTGTCATCAAAAAAATGGTACACGAAATGATTGACGAATTCGGAAAAGATAAATACATCGTAAACTTAGGTCACGGAATTTTACCAAATATTCCTGTTGACCACGCGAAAGCTTTTGTGGAAGCGGTGAAAGAATACGGACAGTAA
- a CDS encoding uroporphyrinogen-III synthase, which produces MKILSTKILAEYQKQPLIEAGLEFAENDFITSKIKPFDLKNINESLIFSSQNAVETILQHPDLEILKTKKIYCVGLKTKILLSESGFEVIAYTGYASDLAEIITLIYNSESFTFFSGNLRRDTLPTALTEAGIKWNEIQVYETSLTPHKIKNAVDAILFFSPSGVESYLKENTIKKEVCFCIGDTTASALENIAKNIIIADQPSVEDVIEAVLEEYK; this is translated from the coding sequence ATGAAAATACTCTCTACAAAAATACTTGCTGAATATCAAAAACAACCACTGATTGAAGCGGGTTTAGAGTTCGCTGAAAATGATTTTATTACTAGCAAAATTAAACCTTTTGATTTAAAGAACATCAACGAAAGTTTGATTTTTAGCAGTCAAAATGCTGTTGAAACCATTCTACAACATCCTGATTTAGAAATATTAAAAACTAAAAAGATATATTGTGTTGGTTTGAAAACCAAAATATTACTTTCCGAAAGTGGTTTTGAAGTAATCGCTTATACAGGATATGCTTCTGATTTAGCAGAAATAATTACTTTGATTTACAATTCCGAAAGTTTCACTTTTTTCAGTGGTAATCTTAGAAGAGATACATTGCCAACTGCATTGACAGAAGCTGGGATAAAATGGAACGAAATTCAAGTTTACGAAACTTCGTTAACACCTCATAAAATAAAGAATGCTGTAGATGCTATTCTTTTTTTCAGCCCTTCGGGAGTGGAAAGTTATTTAAAAGAAAACACAATCAAAAAAGAAGTATGCTTTTGCATTGGCGATACCACGGCATCTGCATTAGAAAATATAGCAAAAAACATCATCATCGCTGACCAACCTTCTGTTGAAGATGTAATTGAAGCAGTACTAGAAGAATATAAATAA